A segment of the Babylonia areolata isolate BAREFJ2019XMU chromosome 20, ASM4173473v1, whole genome shotgun sequence genome:
tcctcctccttcttctacttcttcttcttccccccgtATAATTGTGTTTCACTGTAATGGTTCGTTTCCGCTGCACAATGTTTAGTGGGTACAGGTGGACAGTCGACTATTGTCGGTACATTCTGGAGTCACTTATAACAAAGTGCTACACTCTATGCACGATTTATCCGATCTGTGAATTTACAGACAAAAGATTACCGACTCTTGGCTGTGGTTATTTAAGCACAAGGATTTTCAATACGTATGCTAGCGACAGAAAAAAAGTACCTATAAATAGTTGGGAATTTAGAAAAAAGGCCCCTTTTTAATAAAAATGTATTGAGTTTCGTAAAATCCCTTAAAGAAAGCAGCTTAGccaaactttttgtttgtttgtttgtttgtttttattatttctttattttattttaatcttcttatttttttttatataatcaacTGTATTGAATTTCGTTAGAGTCCCATTGAAACGTtgaaccccttcccccaccaacacacacacacacacacacacacacacacacacacacacacacacacacacacaatatcttttTAAAAGGATGTTTTATTGTATAGATTTTTCGAAGAATCCCGCCAAAAAACAGTTAAACCAAAAATTAACAACCGTTCGTGTATTATAGGAGTTTCGAAgaatccgcccctccccccctctcccttcagaaaaaaaaaaaaaaaaaaaaagttttcagaacCCCTTATACTAGTAACGCCAGACCACCGGTCCCAGCTTTTGTAATGTTCGCCACATGCCAGCAAGGTGGAGATAATACCGTGCAGCGAAGTGCAAGTGTCATGCGGCGGGATGTTGTCGCCCTGGAAAACAGAAGAGGCAACAAGGCATCATCAGCCGTTTCGGGGCCAGCAAACAAGTGACTCACACGTACGAGGtcatcctcccatcccccccccccccccccaatcacccactcccccacccccacccccaccccggccctccCCAAAACCAAACCACCTGATGCATGCAGCCTTTCGATGGGTACCTGGTCATTTTGTCTGAGCAACGACAATTACCTGCATGGTTTTCTAGAGTCCCGTCACTGGCATTGATTAGCTAGCTACTGACTCATCCCAAGTAACTCGACTGTtgctttttcgtttgtttatttctaGTATCTTTTATGATATGAGGTTAACTTCGGAGCACTTGgcgctttaaaagaaaaaagaaaagaaaaaaaaagaaaagaaatgcatgcATAGAAACAGACATCAAGATAAAACGATGCTCAAAatatctgaaacacacagtctctcactctccccccccccccctctctctctctctctcgcacgcacacacacacacacacaaacacacacacacacacacacacacacacagtgcaaacgATAGAGGAGGGGATCGGTAAAGATCAAATATTGGATGCTTGAGTGACTGACATAGCTGAAAAGCGATACTTTTTatataaagggtgtgtgtgtgtgtggggggggggggggggggggggggggttgaaacagATGCTGATCTAAACTGCGAAAGTCGCTCGAAATAAACATACCGGATTTCAGCTCtgtcctttttattattttctttattttccgaAGCAAAGTTCAGTTCCTTTTCATTCGTTtttggggggtaggaggaggaaggggtgtagaatggggtgggggtgttgtgggcAAGATAATGGTAGCATGTTTACGCTTTAGTGAAacaatttgtcccccccccccaaccccccacccgcaAGACGTTCGTAGGTAAATATAGACCCACACGTTTTCCCCCTTCccaaagacccccacccccaccacaacccaccgCCTCCTGCCTCCACCTTGCCACACATTCCCAGTCTTCTCTTGTCACATCGTTAGTTCTCTTTTTTCACTCACCGCTCACAGCGATTGTACTGGTGCAACGGACGACACAACTCCAACCCCCCATTGCCCCccgctctaccccccccccccccttcggccCCCAGTCTTTCGTGTCGAAGTTCCCATCAATCTATTTGCGACACTGCTAATGTTTTGCATTCCCTGGCTGTTCCTCTCGCGCGGAGAGGCCCGGTgtgggatgggaaaaaaaaatcttctagcAGAAATAGAaaaaccaacacttttttttttggggggggggaggggggtggagggtctaAAAAaatataaagtaaaataaaatttaaaaaaacaccccGTGGATTTTTCCTGCaggaaaaaaaccaccaccaacaacaaaaaacccactcccTTTCTGAAAACCAACATTCATCTTCtaaaacagggagagaggaaaaaaaaaaaaagctttaaaaagaTAACCAACCAAAGCAAAACAGCGTTCTGCTGGACGTTATGATTTGACTTGTTTATGAATCACACATCTGCAGACTTTTTGCGTTCTCCTCAGCTGTCGAGTGCACGTACAAAACTTACCAGTGGGAAACAATGTTAATAGAAATAATTTTGTGCAGAATCATAATTCTCTTTGTTAagcatctgttaaaaaaaaaaaaaaaaaaaaattactgacactgatcagacagatgaaatgttttttttcttacagaaAAACATTACCGCAGTGGATTTTTAGGCGACACCGCCTCGACATCTGTCTCCGTTCActgaggcgtggggggtggggggtatcctTTCTGACCCGTTCGTTTTCTCTGCGGGGGTCACAGTTGCTACCTTAATTAAAAAGCGGCTTGGTTGTGATagactccgcccccccccccccccccccccaccatccccccctcactcactcagccCGCCCTCCCCCAGTTAATCAGTTATCTGTGGTTTAGAACTGTATGTCTTCCTGTTTTATAGGCCAGCTGTAAGTTGTTGATAGTTTGTTGGTTGGAAAGAAGGGGAACAACGTCTTTGACAGAAtaaaatcaagatttttttttttttatattaaaaaaagaaaaaagaaaaaaaagcatcactCATGCGGACCTTGTTTATGATATCTTACGAATTattgtgtgtgttactttttctggggaggaggtgtgggggtggaagaaaaAACGAGAGACGAGAGGAAGGAGatgtagaagaagaggaggaaaacctCGTGAATGTGTCTGGTGTTTGTACATGCGTTGCGACCGCGTGTGCGgaggcatttttgtgtgtgcacgtgcgtgtctgCACGTTTATCgttgtttgtcctctctctctcttctctctctctgtctctctctctcccctctctctctcactcccccctctgtctgtctctctgtctctctctctctctctcgcgaaagCCATAAACACACTGTGACATAAAACTTCAACTGTCAAGTGACTGACTTAGTGCATTTTCGTAACTCCCGAGGCTTTTACATCCAGtaacttttttccctctctctctctcggtccaaGCAGCACGTGCAATTTTCTTTGGCGAGGTGAGGAGAGGTGCACATCCAACTacaacttggatttttttttttttttttggccaagttgtgtatgtgatgtgtgtgtgtgtgtgtgtgtgtgtgtaactagatGCACCGTAGCAGAATCGAACAGGCGTTAGACTGGTCCAGTGTTCCACCAGCGACCACTGAGGGGCCCGGCCCCACAATCCGCTCCTCCCCTGGCTCAAACCGAAGTCATGTGTGCCTTCTCATTTCCCACGACTGTCACGCTAGTCTACTGGCCTGGCATCtgtttagctgatgtggtgtagcgtatatatacatatatatatatatatataaatttgtccgaacgcagtgacgcctccttgagtaactgaactgaactgaactcacacgacaaaaatgaatagaaaaataaaatcagtgaatgaatgaattgacaaatgattcttttatttcattttattctattccattctattttgtctttttttttccacccccagAGCTTACTCATGGACCAGGACCTGACCCTGATGAGGCAGCTACTGACCCTGAACGAGACCATCGAGGACCTCAAGTGGCAGCGccgctactactaccacaaccaccaaaaGAACAGCGGCCAGCCAGGGGTCTCATCCTCTGCCGCCGCCGCCCTTGACCTTGACCTCGACCTTGACCTCGGCGACAGCGACGACTCCGTCTCCGACACGGACATGATGATGTACGAGTCGGAGGACGACGAGCTGCTGCCGCACCAGCGCGCTATGCTGCCACGTGGCGGGGTCACCTCCGCACTGGGGCCTGCCGGCGACGCGTCCTCGAAGAGTCAGAGCCAGACCCCTCATCTGGTGTTGACACCcccgacttcttcttcttcgtcatcgtcgtcgtcctcgtcgccCAGTCGCCGGAAGCAGGGTATGATGGCTTACAGTCACGTGACCGCCGCGGCGGAGCATGCGCCGTGCGGCGTTTCcgggaagaagatgacgacggcgggtggtggtggtgcggtggtggtggtggagggggagaaggagagggagaggcgtgGGATGAGTGAGTCGGCGGTGGGTGTGAAGGtgttccacaaccaccaccaccaccaccacagtgagCAGGACTCTTTCGACTCGGGCTTCCACGAGCATAGCAGTGAGGAGGAGGTCACTGCTTCTTCCTGTTGAttgcctccccttctccccccccgcccccgtgccgcctgtctctgtcattctctctgtcgttctgtctctcccctctctcactcccatcctcagcccattttttttctttctctctgatgtTCCTGTAACTCCCATGTAAACCTtcccactacccacccacccacatttcgCACagtacctccccaccccccacctcccccagtgtcggtggtttgtgtgtgtgtgtgtgcgtgtgtgtgtgttaaccgaCTGTTTGGAAACTGTTGACCAAAGCTGACTTGTTAAGAATGCTGGCTATTTATCgttgtccccctccccctaccccccacacaccccgcctccctccctgccttccctcctacccccttttctcccactctccccccattcccccccccctccacataaacacacccctctcccacactccTCCAGTCCCCACTCCATCCGACCTGTCCATTGTGGCTGTAATCAGCGCTGAGCTAAGCTGGTAGTTTCGAAAAGTCTTTGAATCAACAATGATCGAAGAAAGAACTTGGAGTTGtcttaaacagacagacattcaatgAACCAGAACGTCAGTACAACTTGTACAAGCTGTGGCCTAATCCAACctgctcccccttttttttttgtcaaaaccgACAGTCGTGGCTTGGGGCACGTAGGATGTAAGACAGACCGGGATGAacataaactgaaaaacaaaaaatatgaactgaaaaacaaaaaaacaacaaccctattACATGGGGTTGTAAAGGCATATGACGAAATAATCTTGCAAGGAGGTtgaatgttgttattgttttttgtttttcttctttatttttttatttattttattttatttatttatttatttattttatttttatttttttgggggggcgttgtttttggggttgttttttgatgttttttttcattgccaACATTTAGTGTTGCCGTTTTGGCAAGTGGGGCGCGAAGAGAAGGAAGAATACTGGACGTTCCTTGAAGCTAAGGCGttgtgttgacttgggagattttCGTTTTTTCCGCTGACATGTTGACATTGACATTGCCTTTAGGGGGCGAACAAGTCTTGTGACTGAGGCATTCCGAGGATTTGTTGTGGATCTGttttagaggagaggagagagagagactcaaacacacacacatacagagagagagagagagggaatacgaatgatttgagagagagagagcacaccgtgtgtgtgtttacaccatgtgtgtgcgtgtgtgtgtgtgtggccagttgTTGCACACTGAGACAGAGGGTGCTATACGTTGTGATGATGAAAACTGCTGCACGTGACTCACAGCTCGATAATGACGGTCTGTCAATTAGTGTCTGTTATCGACAACGGCTTTGCTGCGGTCATGGGTgattggggaggtgtgtgttatgtgcgcgcgcgcgcgcgcgtgtgtgtgtgtgtttgtttgtatgtatgtatgtgtgtgtgtgtgcaaaattcaTTTTGATCACAGACGAATATTGATCATCGCCATCAACTGTAAGCTGGTAGGCGACATTGACGGTATGTTAGCACAGGTCTTAAGAGTTTAGGGGAACGCAAATGACTCTATCAGCTAAATTTGAGACTCGAAAGCTGGTACAGTGATAGTTTTCGACTCATTTCATGCAGTTATTTTAGCAATAGTTTATTACCCCCCgacgtattttctttctttgtttctgtgttcgtgtgtgttgcaccccttacgttcactcgtatctccgagtggggttttacgtgtatgaccgaccgtttttaccccgccacggaggcagccatactccgttttcgggaggatgcatgctggatgtgttcgtgtttccgtaacccactgaatactgacatggatttcgggatctttaacgtgtaaaTTTGATATCTTTGCATATGTGTACATATCAAAGAAGGGCTCGGGCACTagtatgtctgcacatatgttgacctgggagtccGGGAAAATTGTCCACCAGACGCCGTTATCGGGATCGTAAATGACGTTTGAAACGTACGCCGAAAACATTTTGAAAGATGTATTTCATATACTTACTGCCGATGACTTAAGATGCCGCACAGACATGGTAAGATTAGTCTCGAGTTACTTTCGAcacgaagaaaacaaaatcaagatACGGCCATCGTTGTTAGTCTTGTTACCTAAAACACATGTTGAGTTTATTTGGGCTGTTGTTCGTGTTTGGTTTCCCACGCTGGTTTGGTACAAAAGCGCAAGTAAGTTGTTACTTTGTTTTGCCACACAATGTGAATAGCATTTTCGaatgctgcttcttctttttctgtcccccGCTCAATCTCAACATAGAACCAGTTTCCATATCTTTTTTATGGGTTAGCTACACATATTATGTCGGGGATCCGTTGTAGGAAAACCAGCAATGTTTAGGAATACATGATAATGTCACTCTGATtttatcagtttctttcttttttcttctgcattcattGTCTTCAGTGCCCATGTActttcgacttcttcttctttcttttccacaaccaaccgaacgctgatatgtctctccggatctttaacgtgcgtattcgatcttctgcatgcagTGAACACACGTAAGGGGGTTCTGGAACTAGCTGCTAGGTCTGTTGACTTGGGAGAACCGCCATGACCGGGATGGGAACCTAGGCCCGTCAGATTTAAAAGTCCAACGGCCTTACCACTGGGTTGTTGAACCAGTCTTGTAATGAGCTTGAATCGGACCACTCCCTCTGGAGGCACATAATATAGAGATACTagaacatatgcatgcatatatatagataaatagatacaaaaTAGAAGTTTGACGCGGAAACTGGAAGTCTTTTGACGTCATAGTTACATGACGTCATGTTTCTTTACCACTGATCCAACATAGTCACTGTTATCTTTGCAAAAGACAATGCCTGCAAAACTGTGATACTGGCGGAGTCAGTGCGATTgtggcgtgtttttttgttttttttaaagttttttttaaacttgaaatCGTTGCAGTTCAGAGTCGCGATGATGGCGGTATTCTGTTTTACGGCACTCACTGCCTTTTCTGAGGGAATCATGCTTTGGGAATGGTCCTGTTTGCCTCAGTGATATGTTGTTTTGAACTTTGATGAAAAATGATGAGAGtaatgtgtgcgcacgcgcgcgtgtgtgtgtgtgtgtgtgtgaatgaaaaagtGACCAGGAaaatgtattgtgttgcaatACACATACTTCTTgtccgtataaaaaaaaaacccagctgaaaGCAAATATGTATAAActattgaaatgaaataaaccttgtacatgtatgcattttaTACCAGTGGCGatagtatattatatatatggatGACAACAGTGACGATGATATTAGATGAGAGAGCATGTTCGTtgacagatttttcttttttgatgcaGTGGTTCTGTGTTCCCTTGAGCTGTTATTTTCAGCgttatatgtgttgttgttggttttaacaGTTCGCCTGTCAGGGTGATTCTGTTACAGTTGTGCTGTTTGCTATGAAAATAGTAAATAAAATTGATGTAGCAAAACATgaagtggtgtgtctgtctgcatgtatgtctgcctgactctgtgtgtgtgtgtgtgtctgcgtatgcgtTGTTCGCCGAAGAACACTTGGAACAAAGGAAAATCTTGTAAACACGAACACAAGAATCATGAACACGTAAGCACgtctgtgtgctttttgtgtgtgtgtatattcgtcacactaccaccaccctccattcGCACTAATTCAGAAACTTCCCttactctctcgctgtctctctcccacccctatctcctccctcttgcacacacacacacactcacacacacacattccatttgtcttttttttctctgtctctgtttctgactcacTCGTTGGAAGTGGTGTATTATATGGGTGCATATGGACTGAAACGAAAGCGATCTGTTccttactactctctctctctgacacacgcgcgtgcattcGACCTCAAAAACCAGATTTCGTCCGAACGACATTTTATTGCAAGATCAACTAACCTGCAGAACTTGTCTACGCGTGCGGGTTGCACGTAGACCAAATAAAACAAGTACATAAACCGTCAATAAACTTTCTCTTTGGTTCTTCTGTCACCGCTTGTACGCTTAAGCTTTGTCAGATCTGACTTggaaaaacaacacgaaaaaacaacaaaaaagcatgtgATCTCATTCCGTGCTGAAACACGTCCACGCTCTCacgtgcacctctctctctctctctctctctccccctctctctttatatatatatatatgtatatatatatatatatatatatatatatatgtgtgtgtgtgtgtgtgtgtgtgtgtgtgtgtgtgttcctcttttttttcttctgtttgtctctccgtcgtccatcattttgtctctctcctctttgtgtgcagtatgcgcgtgcgcgctccAACGCTCACAACTGAACGGCTCCGGAAATCttgtcaatctaaaaaaaaaaattcacaatgaCAGTAGTTCTGAACACAGAATCATACCAACAGAAAGTCTATcccattttgtttgtctgtgtgtatgtctgcctgtctatgcaTGGACCTGCATACCAACgaagcgtctctgtctctgtctctccctcccccctctctctctctctgggtctctctctctctctccctcccctctctctccctctctctctctcacgccctctctctccgtctctctcaagaTACATATACAACGACAATGGCCAGTCACCTAAACGCATGTGCACTTTACAGTCGTCCAGTATAGACCAAACCGCGCTGTAGTTAACTAGCTGAGTTGCAGCTAGTATACTAGCCTGTAGCCTAGCCTGGTTGAGTTACCTTATCAGGTCGTCAGTAATTGGACCTCTCCTTGGGTTGCGCgcggcgtaaaaaaaaaaaaagagaaagaaagtatcacGTTAGTTAAGGACGGGATCAAGTGCCCAAGCTGTGCTTTCTGTCTTGTTGGTGACGAAGAGAGTGTGTGGCTGATAGAGAAGTGTTTCGTCTTCGTTTGGTTGTCGTAGGACTTTGCGGCCTTACCTTCAACTGGTGTCTCGACACCAACCCTGCAccatgcaccccaccccaccaccccctcacaatCAGAATCCTTACTTCTCTCACactattctccctccccccccccccccacttccccccctcctcgTCGCCCCGCTCCCTCCATCTGACCGTTCCCTTtcatctgtatgtgtctctgaatctgtgcctgtggtccatctgtctgtgtctgtgtctctctcggtcactgcatctccctctctctctgagtctctgtcccttaatatcactgtctctctgtctctctctgtctctctctgtctcggtctctctctgttacctacagctgtttttcttcattttcattctCACAATACcccctccttttgtgtgtgtgtgtgtgtgtgtgtgtgtgtgtgtgtgtgtgtgagcccacaATTAAActtcgaaaaaaacaaaattaaagtctTCAAAAGTTAAGCCTACTCGTACTTGTCAACCATCACAAGTTCATAAAAACTCATGGCTGCTGGCGATGATAggtttatacatacataattttttttaagtgatcgTGGCGTCACACCAGAAATGACGTCATTTTATATACATGTCATCTGAAGACAACCACGCTtcctctaaaaaaacaacaacaaaaaaacccgactaGCAGAATGGGAAACAATAGGATAAGTAAAAATTcttgaaaaataatttttaaaagtcGTAAAAGTGGGCTGGTATAATTATGCCCTCTCGCTATTCCTGTCAGGTTAATGAATTGAAACAGAGGTCTCTCTCTTATACCAGAAATCTGAGTCAAATGAATAACATGCAGCCTGTGCCTGTTGCATGCTAGCTAGCCAGGCGACGGGTTTTTAAATCAAAGGAAAGACGCCGGGTACAGTCGGCCCAATGGTTGGTTAGAGCGCTGTATGGATTGTCGCCCGATTTCCTGAGATCGATTCCCGTTTTCGCCGCATCTCGTGGGTCTCCCACATCAACAAATGTGCACAGCTGCAAGTACCTGAAACCCCCCCCCATTCAGGAGTCGTGGTTCATACGCATACAGAAGATggaacacgcacgttaaagatacaaCAATTCATGACGAtagcgtttggtggattatgtggaaacaagaacaatacctacccagcatgctcacccctgaacacggagtatggctgcctacatggcatggggGGGGTGAAAACGACCATAAACGTCAGTTAAAGCCCGTtcttacatacgagtgaaggagGGAGTTGAAGCACCacagaatgcagaagaagaagaagaagaagaagaagaagaagaagaaatcaagggAAAGAATAGGCTGGACCGAGTCCCGCAAAAGATTAATGTCATCTGTAGCTCCAGACTATGTTATTTTTGGGCGCTGACATCATAGTCTAATATTAAACTAAAGGGAAGTAACGGTTGTCTTTCATGAggtgttttgtgtgggggtggggcttgggctggggatggaggtgggtggatgggtgagagagagagagagagagagagaggtgagtgagtgtgtgtgtgtgtgtgtgtgtgtgtgtgtgtgtgtgtgtgtgtgtgtgagcgcgcgcgcgcgtgcgagtgaccgagcgtgtgtgtgtgtgtgtgcgtgtgtgtgcgagcgcgtgtatgtgtgcttgcgtgtgagtgagtgagtgagtgggggatgtgcgtgtgtgtgtgtgtgtgtgtgcgtgcgtgcgtgtgagtgatggtgtgtgtgtgtgtgtgtgtgtgtgtgtgtgtgtgcgcgtgcgtgtttgtgagtgtgtgtcatcaTTATATCCCCAGGCGCCGGTGCATTATGTCATAGAATGATAgcagtgttttcttttctttatttattttcatttttatcattgttgggtttttttttttgcggggtgtggggggaaggcttGGATGGGGGGCGGGGTTAGACGGACGAATggatgttggggtggtggtggtggtggtggaaagggagagagagagaggggggggggggggcgtgttgtaCCTGCTGACCTGGCAAGTCTGGATTCACAACTGAAACTGTCTTGATACGATTGCAAACTGAATTTTTAATCTTTGGACACGGTTATACAGTGCATTCGTGAACTATACacacgatcgcgcgcgcgcgcgcgcgcgagagagagagagagagagagagagagagagagagagagagagagagagcgcacacacacacggacgcacacacacacacatacacagacacgcgcaagcgcacgtgcacacacacacacacacacacacacatccccccccccgccccccctccacacacacacacatacacacacacacacacatacccctcccccccctccacacacacacacacacacacacacacacacacacacacacacatacccctcccccccctccacacacacacacacacacacacacggcgcttCAAAAAATGAC
Coding sequences within it:
- the LOC143295463 gene encoding uncharacterized protein LOC143295463 gives rise to the protein MDTGRYLKIPGQGEPETDSYTASIDISNACRQFYKSRMEAAHCLKSRWGESHSHAPSTCCDSNANSHPADSDGDHIRHSGSSTVSSSSSSSSSTASSSSSSSSSSSSSEQRQRNSIDEAMDRLRTEMSLLMDQDLTLMRQLLTLNETIEDLKWQRRYYYHNHQKNSGQPGVSSSAAAALDLDLDLDLGDSDDSVSDTDMMMYESEDDELLPHQRAMLPRGGVTSALGPAGDASSKSQSQTPHLVLTPPTSSSSSSSSSSSPSRRKQGMMAYSHVTAAAEHAPCGVSGKKMTTAGGGGAVVVVEGEKERERRGMSESAVGVKVFHNHHHHHHSEQDSFDSGFHEHSSEEEVTASSC